A stretch of Natronococcus sp. CG52 DNA encodes these proteins:
- a CDS encoding sulfatase, whose protein sequence is MSDHPNVLLLVFDALRADALSCDEAAFGVETSAFDRVAERGTVFENAFAVGPWTPPSHGAMFSGKYPNATGFDGSWPTMPESIPLLAEWFSERGYRTYGIPGPAKMGSATGLDRGFESYYEVYERIADRPSLAYLGQIATEPLVRKDFLRLVGRGNDYYTEIKFDTLREWLGDTPEPFFAVANLTTVHAPYDPPRPYKREATPELSRPRLGLLEELLDSPCAYDDPAVDDERLFAAADGAGAQSVALRYRDDPDFLSEVELDVLRRWYGASLRYLDDRLAAFLDWFEGAGLDENTLVVLTADHGELFGERDALYHGNFLYDEVTRVPLVLAGPGIPSGERRTDLASHVDLFATLCDRCGLDEPETDGDSLFGPRRRDAVFAAEAPSNLGDVDAASTVAADTLAEFELGRKSVRTENYRFERRSDGTEVLYELPDESIVDDPDESIVAALRERLVGTLGETFDDAGDEADVDLSAGVERNLRELGYLE, encoded by the coding sequence ATGAGCGATCACCCGAACGTCCTCCTGCTCGTTTTCGACGCGCTCCGGGCCGACGCGCTCTCGTGTGACGAAGCCGCGTTCGGCGTCGAGACGAGCGCCTTCGACAGGGTGGCAGAGCGTGGGACGGTATTCGAGAACGCGTTCGCAGTCGGGCCGTGGACCCCGCCCTCCCACGGCGCGATGTTTTCCGGAAAGTACCCCAACGCGACCGGTTTCGACGGCTCGTGGCCGACCATGCCCGAATCGATCCCGTTACTCGCGGAGTGGTTTTCCGAGCGCGGCTACCGGACGTACGGCATCCCCGGTCCCGCGAAGATGGGGTCCGCGACCGGTCTCGACCGCGGGTTCGAGTCGTACTACGAAGTGTACGAGAGAATCGCGGATCGACCGTCACTGGCGTACCTCGGGCAGATCGCGACCGAGCCGCTCGTTCGCAAGGACTTTTTGCGCCTCGTCGGTCGGGGGAACGACTACTACACCGAGATCAAGTTCGATACGCTCCGGGAGTGGCTCGGCGATACGCCCGAGCCGTTCTTCGCCGTGGCGAACCTGACGACGGTTCACGCGCCGTACGATCCGCCCCGGCCGTACAAGCGAGAAGCGACGCCCGAGCTCTCGCGGCCGCGACTCGGACTGCTCGAGGAACTGCTCGACTCCCCCTGTGCGTACGACGACCCCGCCGTCGACGACGAGCGGCTGTTCGCCGCGGCGGACGGCGCCGGCGCACAGAGCGTCGCGTTGCGGTACCGTGACGACCCCGACTTCCTCTCGGAGGTCGAACTCGACGTCCTCAGGCGGTGGTACGGCGCCTCCCTGCGATACCTCGACGACCGCCTCGCGGCGTTCCTCGACTGGTTCGAAGGGGCGGGACTCGACGAGAACACCCTCGTCGTGCTCACCGCCGACCACGGCGAACTGTTCGGCGAGCGAGACGCGCTGTATCACGGCAACTTCCTCTACGACGAGGTGACCCGCGTCCCGCTCGTGCTCGCCGGACCGGGTATCCCGAGCGGTGAGCGCCGAACCGACCTCGCGTCGCACGTCGACCTCTTCGCCACGCTCTGCGACCGCTGCGGGCTGGACGAACCGGAAACTGACGGCGATTCGCTGTTCGGGCCCCGTCGGCGCGACGCCGTCTTTGCGGCCGAAGCCCCCTCGAACCTGGGGGATGTCGATGCCGCGAGTACGGTGGCAGCGGATACCCTCGCGGAGTTCGAACTCGGCCGAAAGTCGGTGCGCACCGAGAACTACCGATTCGAGCGCCGATCGGACGGGACCGAGGTCCTCTACGAACTCCCCGACGAGTCGATCGTCGACGACCCCGACGAGTCGATCGTCGCGGCGCTTCGGGAGCGACTGGTCGGAACGCTCGGAGAGACGTTCGACGACGCCGGGGACGAGGCCGACGTCGACCTGAGCGCCGGAGTCGAACGCAACCTTCGCGAACTCGGCTACCTCGAGTAG
- a CDS encoding glycosyltransferase family 4 protein → MDPDAVRVAMLHQDPHPAHRGFAEAIGADLVDYHRLALGPLEGTLIEDVVNGLAAPDYDVYLVEGSRPLYAALARRFARGGKLVYLCADHGLYQLGNADFEGESAVKSVIGRFGTPAVRAVGRRGIDGVVAVSAFAAGFTRPVVGPDTPIEVAHPFIQRETYDALGGVRPDLESNVAVTVARPWEYKGVDMLVDAWPRVRESVPDAELHVVGGGHPAEYAETPGVRVRGYVEELVDAFAPASLFVQPSRMDTFPVSTLEAMRAGLVPLVTRTAGTRSEAREIDPSLVVTPSERALARGVREYFERRPGERRELAALARERGARFDPDSRKAAFRTAFRDVLKAL, encoded by the coding sequence ATGGATCCCGACGCCGTCCGCGTGGCGATGCTCCACCAGGACCCGCATCCGGCGCACCGCGGGTTCGCAGAAGCGATCGGCGCCGATCTCGTCGACTATCACCGCCTGGCGCTCGGCCCGCTGGAGGGAACGCTTATCGAGGACGTTGTCAACGGGCTCGCAGCCCCCGATTACGACGTGTACCTCGTGGAAGGGTCGCGGCCGCTGTACGCCGCGCTCGCGCGCCGGTTCGCCCGCGGCGGGAAACTCGTCTACCTCTGTGCCGACCACGGCCTCTATCAGCTCGGAAACGCCGACTTCGAGGGCGAATCGGCGGTGAAATCGGTTATCGGGCGGTTCGGAACGCCGGCGGTTCGCGCCGTCGGACGCCGCGGGATCGACGGCGTCGTCGCGGTCTCGGCGTTCGCCGCGGGGTTCACTCGGCCCGTCGTCGGACCGGACACGCCGATCGAGGTCGCCCACCCGTTCATCCAGCGGGAGACGTACGACGCCCTCGGCGGCGTGCGTCCCGACCTCGAGTCGAACGTCGCGGTGACGGTCGCGCGCCCGTGGGAGTACAAGGGCGTCGACATGCTCGTCGACGCGTGGCCGCGGGTCCGCGAGTCGGTTCCGGACGCCGAACTCCACGTCGTCGGAGGGGGTCACCCCGCGGAGTACGCCGAGACGCCGGGCGTCCGCGTTCGGGGGTACGTCGAGGAACTCGTCGACGCGTTCGCGCCCGCCTCGCTGTTCGTCCAGCCGTCTCGGATGGACACGTTCCCGGTCAGCACGCTCGAGGCGATGCGCGCCGGACTCGTCCCGCTCGTCACCCGGACCGCGGGAACGCGCTCCGAGGCCCGCGAGATCGACCCCTCTCTCGTCGTGACACCGAGCGAGCGCGCGCTCGCCCGCGGCGTCCGGGAGTACTTCGAGCGCCGTCCCGGCGAGCGCCGGGAGCTCGCGGCTCTCGCTCGGGAGCGCGGCGCCCGATTCGACCCCGACTCGAGAAAAGCCGCGTTCCGCACCGCGTTTCGCGACGTTCTCAAAGCACTTTAG
- a CDS encoding alkaline phosphatase family protein, producing the protein MQTLLVGLDAACFPVLRPLFEDGELPHLEAVFEGGAADRLESQIPPWTASAWPSLCTGVNPGKHGVFDFLRFDGYDWDIVNATDVRRRSLWEYADDAGLTSVVVNVPVTSPPPEIDGAVVPGYLASEEPRCHPDGVLDDIRDATGEYRVYARRETDERAGEEKFDDYLDLTRMRGEAFRYLADRFDPEFGFVQFQKTDAVFHDFPGEREKVERIYRAVDEQVGAILDACDPDTVVVASDHGIGEYDGYEFRINQYLREAGVVETTTDGQGVPSWFQIKDERLTEGGDGGRSGHPFLERLAATAASAGLTYQRSKAILERLGLAEFVGKRVPVGAVFAASDAVDFAASRAYLRSPSELGVRLNVEGRDPEGVVPADEYESVRDDIIELLSDATTPDGAPVFEEVVRRERHIHGPYADEAVDALAIPNDFRHSLSAVVGERFGDPEPYNHKRDGVVAIDGPNVDVDADIGGAHLFDVAPTVLATLGIAPAEAMDGDALPAIDAPEPRSYPPYAPRDQTATEDEDVVRRLSDLGYLE; encoded by the coding sequence ATGCAGACCCTCTTGGTCGGCCTCGACGCCGCCTGCTTCCCGGTACTCCGACCGCTGTTCGAGGACGGCGAGTTGCCCCACCTCGAGGCGGTGTTCGAGGGTGGGGCCGCGGACCGACTGGAGTCCCAGATTCCGCCCTGGACCGCGAGCGCGTGGCCCTCGCTGTGTACCGGTGTGAACCCCGGCAAACACGGCGTCTTCGACTTCCTGCGCTTCGACGGCTACGACTGGGACATCGTCAACGCGACCGACGTGCGACGGCGCAGCCTCTGGGAGTACGCCGACGACGCCGGACTGACAAGCGTGGTCGTCAACGTCCCGGTAACGAGCCCGCCACCCGAAATCGACGGCGCTGTCGTTCCGGGCTACCTGGCCTCGGAGGAGCCCCGGTGTCACCCCGACGGCGTTCTCGACGACATCCGGGACGCGACCGGGGAGTACCGCGTCTACGCCCGCCGGGAGACGGACGAGCGCGCCGGGGAGGAGAAGTTCGACGACTACCTCGACCTCACTCGGATGCGCGGCGAGGCGTTTCGCTACCTCGCCGATCGGTTCGACCCCGAGTTCGGCTTCGTCCAGTTTCAGAAGACCGACGCAGTGTTCCACGACTTCCCGGGCGAGCGCGAGAAAGTCGAGCGGATCTACCGCGCCGTAGACGAGCAGGTGGGCGCGATTCTCGACGCCTGCGATCCCGATACCGTCGTCGTCGCCAGCGACCACGGAATCGGCGAGTACGACGGCTACGAGTTCCGGATCAACCAGTACCTCCGGGAGGCCGGCGTCGTCGAAACCACGACCGACGGGCAGGGCGTCCCCTCGTGGTTCCAGATAAAGGACGAGCGACTGACCGAGGGCGGTGACGGCGGTCGGTCCGGTCACCCGTTCCTCGAGCGCCTCGCCGCCACCGCGGCGAGCGCCGGCCTGACCTACCAGCGAAGCAAGGCTATCCTCGAACGACTCGGCCTCGCCGAGTTCGTCGGTAAGCGCGTACCCGTCGGAGCCGTGTTCGCAGCCAGCGACGCCGTGGATTTCGCGGCGTCGCGAGCGTACCTCCGCTCGCCGTCGGAACTGGGCGTCCGGCTGAACGTCGAAGGGCGCGATCCCGAGGGCGTCGTTCCCGCCGACGAGTACGAGTCCGTTCGCGACGATATCATCGAACTCCTGTCGGACGCCACGACGCCGGATGGGGCGCCCGTGTTCGAGGAGGTCGTCCGGCGCGAGCGGCACATTCACGGCCCCTACGCCGACGAAGCGGTCGACGCGCTCGCGATCCCGAACGACTTTCGACACTCCCTCTCCGCGGTCGTCGGCGAACGGTTCGGCGATCCCGAACCGTACAATCACAAGCGAGACGGCGTCGTCGCGATCGACGGGCCGAACGTCGACGTCGACGCCGACATCGGGGGTGCGCACCTGTTCGACGTCGCACCGACCGTCCTGGCGACGCTCGGCATCGCCCCCGCCGAGGCGATGGACGGCGACGCCCTCCCGGCGATCGACGCGCCGGAACCGAGGTCGTATCCGCCGTACGCGCCCCGCGACCAGACCGCGACCGAGGACGAGGACGTCGTACGGCGCCTCTCGGATCTCGGATACCTAGAGTAA